The following proteins are encoded in a genomic region of bacterium:
- a CDS encoding (2Fe-2S) ferredoxin domain-containing protein: MRITSVKDLDDLKKKGLQSLHPGKIRISVGSSTCGIANGALDIAERILEGAKREGMDIVVEDSGCYGFCQMEPLVDVWVPGRPRVVYGNITEDKVDELLRAVKQGRVIEDWALFRLEGEHLVLNDERLAYDVSGGNGEYKNVPLMEEVGFFKGQLRIATRNCGYIKPVSLA, translated from the coding sequence ATGAGGATTACGAGCGTCAAGGATCTCGACGACCTGAAGAAAAAGGGACTTCAATCCCTCCATCCCGGCAAGATACGCATCTCCGTCGGCTCCTCCACCTGCGGCATCGCCAACGGTGCGCTCGACATCGCCGAGCGCATCCTGGAGGGGGCCAAGCGCGAGGGGATGGACATCGTCGTCGAGGACTCAGGCTGCTACGGCTTCTGCCAGATGGAGCCGCTGGTGGACGTCTGGGTCCCCGGCCGGCCCCGCGTCGTCTACGGGAATATCACCGAGGACAAGGTGGACGAGCTCCTGCGGGCGGTGAAACAGGGGCGCGTCATCGAGGACTGGGCCCTCTTCCGCCTGGAGGGCGAGCACCTGGTCCTCAACGACGAGCGCCTGGCCTACGACGTCTCCGGGGGCAACGGGGAGTACAAGAACGTGCCGCTCATGGAAGAGGTGGGCTTCTTCAAGGGGCAGCTCCGCATCGCGACCCGCAACTGCGGCTACATCAAGCCGGTGAGCCTGGCGGA